A single Halobellus ruber DNA region contains:
- a CDS encoding NAD(P)/FAD-dependent oxidoreductase, with protein MRIAILGAGYAGVTLARRLESTLPDDVEVVVVDESETHLVKHEVHRVIRRPAVADAIRVPLPELFDRATVRTERVAGLGRDARTVHLADGSELSYDYAAVCLGSVTAEYGIPGVAEFGLPLASVDDALAIRAAFLSAAGVDADGVESVADASAGSVDVVVGGAGLSGVQTAGELAALAREEGVDADVTLLEQLPHVAPNFPEHFRRAVREELESRDVTVSTDTTVERATADAVETDQGTIAADVFVWTGGITGTEAMGGDRPLVRDDLRLDDRTFVVGDAARAVDADGEPVPASASAAIREARTVASNLSRLVEHDLEEARGFRPRLDPYRFDVPGWIVTVGDGTVAQLGPEVVTGKAARAMKAAVGAGHLSSVGAVRNAVDLVESELAT; from the coding sequence ATGCGAATCGCAATCCTCGGCGCCGGCTACGCCGGCGTGACGCTCGCTCGCCGGCTGGAATCGACGCTTCCCGACGACGTCGAAGTCGTAGTGGTCGACGAGTCCGAGACCCACCTTGTCAAACACGAGGTCCACCGGGTCATCCGCCGCCCTGCGGTCGCCGACGCGATTCGGGTCCCGCTTCCGGAACTGTTCGACCGCGCGACCGTCCGGACCGAGCGGGTGGCCGGGCTGGGTCGTGACGCCCGAACGGTCCACCTGGCGGACGGCTCCGAGCTCTCCTACGACTACGCCGCGGTCTGTCTGGGGTCGGTCACCGCCGAGTACGGGATCCCGGGCGTCGCCGAGTTCGGCCTGCCGCTCGCCTCGGTCGACGACGCGCTCGCCATCCGGGCGGCGTTCCTGTCGGCGGCCGGGGTCGACGCCGACGGGGTGGAAAGCGTGGCTGACGCGTCCGCCGGATCCGTCGACGTCGTGGTCGGCGGCGCGGGGCTCTCGGGCGTCCAGACCGCGGGCGAACTCGCGGCGCTGGCCCGCGAAGAGGGCGTCGACGCCGACGTGACGCTGCTCGAACAGCTCCCCCACGTCGCCCCGAACTTCCCGGAACACTTCCGACGGGCGGTCCGCGAGGAACTGGAGTCTCGGGACGTGACGGTCTCGACCGACACGACGGTCGAACGGGCCACCGCCGATGCGGTCGAGACCGACCAGGGGACCATCGCGGCCGACGTGTTCGTCTGGACGGGCGGGATCACCGGCACGGAAGCGATGGGTGGCGACCGACCCCTGGTCCGCGACGACCTCCGGCTCGACGACCGGACGTTCGTGGTCGGCGACGCCGCGCGCGCGGTCGACGCGGACGGGGAACCTGTCCCGGCGTCGGCGTCGGCCGCGATCCGGGAAGCCCGGACGGTGGCGTCGAACCTCTCGCGGCTCGTCGAACACGACCTCGAGGAGGCCCGGGGGTTCCGACCCCGACTCGACCCCTACCGTTTCGACGTGCCAGGGTGGATCGTGACGGTCGGCGACGGGACCGTAGCCCAGCTCGGCCCCGAAGTCGTGACCGGTAAAGCGGCGCGTGCGATGAAGGCGGCAGTGGGCGCCGGCCACCTGAGTTCGGTCGGCGCGGTCCGGAACGCGGTCGACCT